A DNA window from Providencia huaxiensis contains the following coding sequences:
- a CDS encoding vitamin B12 ABC transporter ATP-binding protein BtuD: protein MDNKLIIDIKNITIDTRLVNVSTQVLAGQQIHLLGANGAGKSTLLAAISGYLPVDGDILIGGKSIRQYRIAQLSQQRAYLSQLVNSPPILKVFQYVGLFSPNTIFSTGIFERLCTDFQLTSLLSKPISQLSGGEWQRVRIIAAFLQVWDSQQCEGKFILLDEPTNNLDIIQQSMLDKWIKYFCDCLGTVIMSGHDLSHSYKNASCIWMMKQGQLVAIGKPECVMTEKKLSDIFMSEIKLAHSTSHRVWQVINLVDAQ from the coding sequence ATGGATAATAAACTGATTATTGATATTAAAAATATTACCATCGATACTCGACTAGTTAATGTTTCAACTCAAGTCCTGGCTGGACAACAAATTCATCTATTGGGTGCTAATGGTGCGGGGAAAAGTACATTGCTAGCTGCAATAAGTGGCTATTTACCTGTGGATGGCGATATTTTAATAGGTGGAAAAAGTATACGGCAGTATCGTATTGCTCAATTGAGCCAACAACGTGCTTATCTTTCACAGTTGGTTAACTCCCCCCCTATACTTAAAGTTTTTCAATATGTTGGCCTGTTTTCGCCTAACACAATATTTTCTACAGGTATTTTTGAACGATTATGTACAGACTTTCAACTCACATCACTATTAAGTAAGCCTATTAGCCAACTTTCTGGTGGAGAATGGCAGAGAGTTCGAATTATAGCTGCATTTTTGCAGGTCTGGGACAGCCAGCAATGCGAAGGAAAATTTATATTATTGGATGAGCCAACCAATAATTTAGACATTATTCAGCAATCAATGCTTGATAAATGGATTAAATATTTTTGTGATTGCTTAGGAACCGTTATAATGAGTGGTCATGACCTTAGTCATTCGTATAAAAATGCATCTTGTATTTGGATGATGAAACAAGGGCAGTTAGTTGCAATAGGGAAACCAGAGTGCGTCATGACAGAAAAAAAATTATCTGACATATTTATGTCTGAAATTAAGTTAGCGCACAGCA